DNA sequence from the Solea solea chromosome 12, fSolSol10.1, whole genome shotgun sequence genome:
TATTAAACTAAaacttaaaaatgcattttatctAAATTTTCCGTCTTTACATATGTTTAATagacaaaagaagaaatgttaATTTTCTGAAAATAATCTCATATTTGAATTACCTTTTTAATAATTTAGTACTGTTTATGTTCCTGTTTCAAAAAGTGCCTGAGAGCAGGCATTGATCCTGCCTTATCCAAACAACTTTACACCTGACACTGTGCCAGCCATCACATGGTTTGACAGTGACTGGGATATTGTGTTGAGAATATCACAGTTGAGTTCTGACTTTCCCAAAACTCTGGCATGTGCTGCTGCACTGCCACCGCCCATTTACTCAAGTCATGCAATGTGTAGAacggggattttttttttttaggctttGTCAAGAACTATTCATCCAAACTTCACAACTTACCCCGGTCCTCATTAAAGAACACACCAAGTTTGAGGTTGACTGGAAGAGTAgatacaaagacaaacagacattCCTCATTTAATAATTAACATTAGACTACACTTTGGTAGTCCTACCTTATGTGGTGTCATTCGAACAAAACACTTGACATCCTctcagcaattttttttttactttgacaattaaatgttgattaaattattatcttattattaaGGAAATGGGAAATTAAATGTGTTGCAGGTAGCTATACACCCAAAGTTGGATCAGCAACCTGATAGTCGCAGTCATATTGATATAAAGATGTTGTGGTATTTGGTACCGGACTCTGAGAATATACTGGCACAGATGTTAACACAGGAATGGggttttattatctttatctttttggCAACATGTTGCCTAAACATGTCAGGGCAATGTTCACTCTCTCCACACCACCACAGTGACAACTATTCTACTGGCTCTGGTGCTGCCTCAGGCTTAAGGGGGAGGTCACTGACAAACTTTCCCTGGGGACAAAGACCATTCTGCAGACAAAACAGGTTAACTGCTCAGTCTGCTAGGTCACATGGTGcagcagtggctagcattgtcgCCTCAGAGCAAGAAGGtaactggttcaaatcccatggGGCTTTCCACTATGGAGTTTGTAGGTTCTCCCCATGCACATTCATGGGTTCTCTTCAGGTACTcaggcttcctcccacaatccaaaaacatgcagtctGATTAGGAttagatgtgaatgtgagagtgaatggttgtttgtctatctAAACTGGCCCTGCCcaggactggcaacctgtctaGGGTTTATCCCatctttcaccctatgtcaagTGGGATTGGCTCCAGGCCCCCCACGAAtatcatgtgaaggataaaaggtagataatgaatgagtgagtgctgcTCAGTCTGCCTCACAATGATGTTATGTTAGCTATACAACAGATTATGAACCAGAGTGGAACCACTTGCTGCCATTAACCAGTTATAATCTATTATAACAGTATTGATAATTTTACTATATTGCAGAAACGAAAGTGTCTCAATGGTGATGATATCAAAACAATGTTTTCCAGGCAAAAACTGTGATCTTGTTTCAGCCATAAATAGTGCAGGAGAGCAAAATGATGTGGGACCTACAGATATCATCACCTTTTTGTGTGGAAGCATTTTGATTTCCCATGTCAAGAAATAAGGAAAAAGGGTGACTAACTAAAAACATAACAATCTGCTAAGCAAATCCTCCTGAAAAGATTTGAGAAGATGGCCGGAAAGACATTTCTGCCAGGCCTAAACACTTAAAGTAAGAATTCACAACTCCTCTTTCCCATAACAGTGTGAGAGCTTAAGAGATCACAAGACACAAGATAGGCGACTAATACTGACTATACAACCAAAGACTTAGGGCCATTTCCTGTAGAGGACAAGAGATGATTCAGAAGGTCAGCAGGCAGTAGAGCCAAAGCATAAAATCCCATCATGGACAATAGGATATacttaaaatcaaacactaaccAGCTCTCTACTAAGAGACAGAGGCTTAAGTGAGAGCAACGTGTGCTATATTACAATCACAATGTTGTACTGTGGATAGAAGCTCATTAAATATCGTACTGTGGATATCACGTCAAATGCCTGtatattttaacattaacataCAATTTTAACCCAAAGACAAACATGGACCTGCGAGAggcttttgatttatttgaggGCTAGACTGCTATCAAAATAACGGAAGCTGTGCAAAACAACTTACTGATCTACGGATGCTGGTGTGTCTTAAGAGTTTTGAGTTGAATTATACCCTTGGTCTGTCACGCCTGTTGGCTGGTGAATTATGTGGTCAGTGTCATATTTAGACATTCACTAGTCCAGATGCCGGAGGTACGACTTGTAAACATATACAAGCTGTCCAGATAATGTACTAGGTTGTGATAAAGCACACACTGAAACGATACACGAAAAACAAGTGCATTGGTGGCCATCTATAGCAGATGTGTTTCTAGCCATTTCTAGTTACAATTATTACATAACGCGGGTTATATTTCAGCGTATTTTGCACGCTGTTCCACTTCGTAGCATTTAGGAGATATTTTGAAGacaaaaagatttaaaaaactTATCAGATGCCAGGAGCCGTTTGAGTAAACGCATCATGCCGAATTGAAGAGTggacactgaaaacatgtgaaATGCCTGCAATCGTTTTCTCTGCACTAGACCATACTGAAACCAACATCATAAGGCATAAATTGTTGACTTTCTGACCGGCATTTGGCGTGACGTTCTCTCTATCAAAGCTAGCGCCTAGCTGACGGTGGCAGCTAACCGTGGTTAGCTTGTTCTTTCGTCAGGCACACcctgcttcttctccttcacccACACGAGCATGTCCCGAAAATGTACCTCTTTCTTGTCCTGGAGACATTCCAACACCGCCAGGTTGTTGTTCCATGAGTGTTTAGGGCAAAGCCGGGTCAGGTCCTCCCTGCACACCGCCTCCTCTGCCAACTTCCAGCCGGCAGTGCGCCTCCGAGAGAGCGAGGCCCCAGCGCCCAGGTTTCTCTCAGCGGCTCCTGCGTTAACCACAGCCGGTCCCAGACCTCCGGCTGGATTCTGTGGGTTATCAGCATTACCAGTAAATTTGGCGACATTATTGTTATCTGCTCTAGTTGAATGTACTGACGACAAGATGCACATCCAGAGCAGGAGCAGAGGAACACGTATACAGTCCGCCATCTTCACAGAGCCAGGCAGCCTACTGTTGCGTTCAGGAGCACTCGGAATAATAGGAATTTCCGTAGATACAATTTTCTCGTTTCTTTCCAGGATGAAAGTGGGCGGCTCATGAATAATTTACTCGTGCTTTGCGTCATCCAATCATACCAACACCATGGGTAGGTGTTCTTCAAAGTGTGCCCGATTTTGCACAGCTAATTTTATGTGCGGAAGAATGGGTGAAATGGGTGGCATTATAAACCTAATTGTATCTTCAAAGCTCAGGGTAAGACTGCATattgtaacaaacagaggactccacTGACCAAACAGCAAGTTTCGCCTTAGACTGCTTCTGCCCCAAAATTCTAAATAAATGCTGTGGCATTTGTCCACTGCAGCTGCCGTAGAATCATGGCAGCACATGatggcctccataaagcaaggcccttcaTTAAAGTACATATAACAGGCTtactgtgattgtttttttttttaattaaatgataaaatcTACAGACCAAATTTTAAAATACTTTCATGTCAATGTGACCTTAAAATAGGTCTGTTGTCACTCTTACTGCTGGACCAGACGATGTACATTAAATACAATGTTTTCCTCCACTGACATTTTAAGCAGGAATTTACGAGTCTCCCTTGAAAGCAGCACCCTGTTAGATTGTATTATCCCGTCACAGATTTGCACTAGAGCCGTTATTGTCGTAGTGTGCAATTGTCATTGCAAAAATGAGATTCTACTACAACACCCATTGAAAATTCATAACATTTTATCTGCTAAACCAATAAATTAATGACTTGATGGCATGAAAGTCTGGGATATGTAGAAAATGACACTACAATATTGTTGCaatgtaaaatgttgaaaacacaAGAGACATATTAAgaaaactgataaaaaataacttgtcatttttattaactTTGAAGTTGTACTCAAACGGCAgcaaatatacatatttacaacATTCTTTAGAAAGAACAAGCAAAAAGGTCAACAGCAACAGAGTCCTTTGGCACTTAATGTTCTGGTTGCgaggtgaatgatgagaaaatggaaacaaagcCAGAAGATGAACACGATCTGCTTTGCTTTAAAAAGTGGTAGGACAAAAGAAGTTCAGTCACTCAAATTCCATCACTGAGGCTATACTGCTGGGGTCATAATGAAAACTCTCGTGAAATGATCTTACCCAATCACCAGTGAATCAAGTGAAACAGGTTTCAGCTGTTGCGGATCTGGTGGCAACAGGCAGTACTTCATGCAATAGTTGTTGATAATCTGTTGTCAACGTTAGTATTTTTCAAATCGCATCAGGTGTGATCAAGTTTAGATGAACTGTGAACTGAGTCGGAGACACTGTTGCAACCAGATCACCAATTGCTTTTGGCGGATTAAAGGATCTTCTGACTTTTAGACATTCTATTGAGTAACTACAAGGCACTGCAGTGACAAGCTTGTGTCATTCGATCTAAAAtagaaaagggaaaacaaacatgCTATTCAAAGCCCCGtccacaataaacacatttgtcttGCACCCTGTTCTCAATCTCAGAGCGTCTGCTTTCTGTCAACATCCTTCTTACAACTAATGCTTTTCAATCAGACAAGTGTCTGCCATTGGCACCGTCTGTCTGGAATGAGAGATATACATCTTAAGAGATGATCGTATCACCAAGAAAAGTATTAATAGTTTTGTAAAAGATATATGAGCTCCAGTTACACAGGTGGTGCTCATCCTTTAATCCTTAAAATGGGGATAAAGACTGAGAAGTTGAAGCAGTAGCTAGATGCAGCCCCAGACCTGGTGTAATAGATTAGATGATTTCAACAGGTTTCACCAATCTGGTGTCTCATTTTACATGGGACAAAATAATCTGTGTAcatgtaattaaaacattagAGACACATAGGTTTTGTAGTTCAagagcaaaaacaggccaacacACTTGTATGTGTTCATCTTCACCAGTTCCAGACAGAGAAGGAtgtaaggacacacacacattattaaatatttaacctTAGAAATGTACCAAAATCCAATCTTATTTCTTCCTATGGGAGCAGCAGCACAACCTTAGTGAGTCCAAATAATACACACCTGATCGGGGCAGATCAAATGTCACCAATTGCAGTAATGTGtaggtttgctttttttttaaaaacccaaaacaaaatgtttctgtttaaacacataaaaaatCTAGCAGCATTTAATTCCCATACATCATGTATTGTGCTCCAAGACTGTGGTTCTTTTTTCTGATGTTTCAGGGGGAAACCAGTGTTCAGTCCCACTTATAGAGTTTAAGCATCTTCTCAGTCAATGAAGCCAAGAAGTGCTCCCCATTCACAGAAAATGGACTGATGTCCAACACCGGGAGGTCAGCCGGAAGCTTCTGAAGCAGAGAACCACTGCCAGCGTCCCACACCTgtggagggggaggaaaaaTGACAAGCACAGGAGGGAAAGGGTGAATGGAAAGTGAAgatgaaaagaaaggaaaagacagGAGAAGGTTGTTGAGAATATTGCCAAGACAGCATTTAgtaccttgaatagaaatacattaaacaatcaaaatgaaaagtgaaataaactAAAGATAAATTCCTCAATTAAAAAGGTATAAAATGTACAAAGTACAAAAATaagactttgaaataaaaagtaCTCCAAAAATCAAAATCTGGAATTCTAATgtgataaaaactaaaacacaacaccaaAACACTTCAAATCAATATTAAAAGTCAGGTTACACATGAACcaattttcttgtttcttaAAATAAATTGGAGAGAGGACTGACCATGGTAGAGTTGGAGGCTTCATCCCCAGCACAGACCAGCATCCCCCCTCCATCTGGCCTTTTGAAGACTGCATTCTTGGTGAGCAGTTTACAGGATGAGCCAGCACTGAACGTCTGCATTGGAGAGCAGGAGCAGCTGGGCAGCTCACTTGAGTCCTGCTGAGGCGTTCTGTTCAGAGCCATCAGGACGCAGCGCAGAGACGGGTTGGAACGTCCTGCAAGAGAAATTAAGAACCTTTGTGCAGGAAACTCAAACCAACATGCATCTTCTTCTATTACGCTGCCTGAACTAGAGCTGGAATGACTGTTGTCTCAATTAACCAAGGCAAAACTTCCAAAAAGTCACTGGTTTGTGAACTTCCACCATGACAAAGCAAGACATGAAGATGTCACCTCAGTACTCAGAGAAATTCATCAACATTCCATTTACAGTACTgtacaaaataattttttttagcaAAGCTATAATgtccatacagtataatattttattaacactttattggaacacgtCCAGAAAATGCAGCAAACATGTCTGTAgtattaaaataacatgttataaaataacatttttcagaagaaaaaaaatgttcttctgtCAGGCATTTGGTGTGACCTAACCTTagacttgaacaatagcacaaccCTGGGTCTCTTACACCTGGAGTGGAATCCAgttaatgttattggtaaaatCTTGTTTGTCCAAttatttcacataaaaaaatatctgctgtgaaaaatgtttCTTACATATTTAATCACACCATGCTCaaacataaatacaataaagctggtggtgccctaaAACCTAAGGCATAATTAATGAGTGTGGTTACTATATGGATTCCTAACTTGGACTGGGATCTTATTTCAAGGTTCTTCCTTTTTTCATCTGCTGTTCTGCACCAACAACTAGGCTAAATGACACAATTACAATATACAAGATCTGGATCTCACCTGGCCTGTATGTGACCAGACAGTGACGACTCTCGGTCTCCACCTGGATGTCGGTACAACCGGCGGCCTCCAGTGGGAGGACATGTGGTCTGTATGTGGTTCCTGAGACCTGCTCCCAGAAACACCCTCCCTCCAGAGATCCTGCTATCAGCCCACCACAAGGGAAAGAGCTTGATGCTGCCCGTGGAATGTAGCACAGAGACGCCACAGGACACCTGAGACAGAAAGATTTAGTTTTCTGGAAataaatttataaaaaacacacacacaatttacagTATAAAAGGATTTAAATTCAACTTTTGGCAGCAGTGGTGGTCCATTATTGTGACCTGTCATTaataattttaacaaaaaacatgaacaaaataatgaaaaagtaaaaaacatttGCTGGTATTATGTTTAAGTGTAACAGTATGCGTTAGTGCATGTACCTGGAACGAAGCGGCTCCAGCTCCTGGACATGTGtgctggtgtctctggtgtcatAGACGAGCACCGAGCCATTGATCAGACCAGCGTAGACGTAGTTACTGTTGTCCAAACACCAACAGCAGCTCCACACTGGTTTACCTGCATTGTAGGTCTGAACCACTGTGTTGGTCACCAAACTGTAACATACACAATGATATCATTGACTCTCATTATATATCTGTGAGGCTCTGGTTACAGAGGTGTAAAAGGAAAGCCAGTGAGACTCTTTTTCCATCATGTTTTAAGAATACCTGGTCAGTTTGATGGTGTTGTCCAgggcagcagacagcagcagactgtCATTCTGTCTATTGAAAGACAAGCCTCTGATCTGTTTACTGTGGATGGGAACGTACTGACTAGCCTTCATGTTGACCACGCTCACTTTTTTCACCCCACAACCTAAGCAGAGGACACAGAAAAGTTGCCTGTTGAGAAGACTTTCTTTCTGCAGAATAAGActcaattcaaatatttaagcaATGACTCATGAAAAATGTTGGCAGCTTTTACTGCACACAAGGCAAAGACAGCTCACTGATACCATTGCATTCCAATAAGAATGTAATGtccccaattttttttttaatttatgtttcgctgtacatttacacagtgaaaaatgaaccaacattttaaatgacaaaaagagCCTCTCAGAAAGCAAATGTGGGCGTCTGTGTCAGTTTTCTCATGACTGATGAAGACAAAACTTCcacacagatgtgtgaaatTCTCTTATGGTTCACAGTGGCAAATCAAGAAAAGATTCAACTCAATTAGCCTCAGTTGTCCTGCCTGaatgtatacatattttttcaACATTATTCTGTATATAGAGATGATTCCACCTGGTACAGGTCACAACAAACTGAATCTAAACccaaatatcttgtttatgcATATTATACGACATATACAATATTAGAGATactaaaaatatattaaatattaatatgtaCACCCATCCCGACTAAAACACACACCCAAAAAACTCAATTTTAAGAgctcagaaacaaaacaaaatgcctTTGCCAATATACTGGGCCATTTCTCTAAGATCTAAAGAGTTCCTGGATTCAATAATACATATTTTGGTCTGAAGGTGGTGCTGCAGAGAAACTTGTAATAGACCTGACATGGTAAATGTTCATCCTGCAGTGAGGTTCTCATTAATCATGCTTCGATATATCAATTTGCACCAACATCTTTCAAACAGTGAAGAAAGTAGACTCACCAGGCACCAGTGTGGGTTGAGGAGAAGGCTGTGAGGCCAGCAAGCAACTCAGAGGTTCACAGTATGACAAAACTCTGCAGCCTCCAGCCTGAGACACCAAAATTGCCTTGGAGAAGCTGTACTGAGCCACTCTGGAGCCGTCCCCCCTGTGTGTGAGGCCAAGGACTGTGACCGACcccaaggaggaggaggatgggatTGAAGTTCTACCAGCCTGGGCCATAAGAGATCTCAGCTCCTACAAAACCAGGGAtagaagaaggagggaggaaTTTAACCTGGAGGCCATCAGAAAATTTATCTACGCACATATCtggtacaaaaaaaatcaaaatttgcaacagaaagaaaaataattacttaaagaatgtatatacagtagtaaTATTTAGGGAGGCAGATACCGATACCAGCATATCTGGTACAATGCTGTCCTTGTGTACTTGTacgtgtatttgtatttgacacTGCTGCACCCGATATCACTTTACAGATCTTCAAGTGAGCCAAGCAGGTGTGCAGCAATCAGCGAATGTGTTGCAATGTCAGCAGTAAGTAATTCGATAAAACGTCTAAAGAATCAACACGACATACAGCAAAACAAAGCTGAAATACTGATCACTTGTCTTTTATTCATCTACTTATGTTAAAcccaaatatttcaaatatacAGCAAGAAtgaaggaattggcctcactcttCCATTAGGTTTGAAGGGGACTGTAAATGCGAAAACGGTGGCTATAGTATCTAACATTGTTTATGTACCCTCCGAAGTGGTAAAAACATATAGTGGTAATTCGCTTTCAAAATATTGTTGCTGTCTATTTTAAAAATCCCTAAGTGTTAACTTGGACAAGATGATAATCATGATAGGAGTAATTCCAAAACATTAATTCATAATCACATCAATATCAAGGTTTTACCTGCAGCTCTTGCTCTACTTGTCCATATTTGTTGGTGATGACCTGTAGTTTGAGTTTGTACTGAGCCGATTCCAGTTCAGCCTTCCTCCTCAGGGACTGCTCCTGCTCCAAagacctgcacacacaaacacacacagtcaaaaagGGCAGGttgcagtgacaaaaaaaaaactgctgctcaaaccaaacatttgtcCCCAAGTACTCCCAATTGCATTCGCAGGTATACCTCACATGTGACATGGGATGAAATGACAAGTGAAAAGTTACTTTGCATTATTAAAAACTGTCAGAAATTCAGCACATGTTGAGAGGAAGGACATCAATGTTGCAATCTGATGAGCGGGgacaacaaaacagcaaatcCCTGAAAAGGAGTCAATCCCTTTCTAATTTGGGTTTAAATACAGCCTCTGGAAAGAAGCTGTTGTTGAACCTAGTTGTTCTGGCCTTGATGCCCCTTCAGcttcctgcctgaggggaggggtcTGTCTCAATAGAGCTACAATAGCTGACATCATGCAGACCCATCATGCAAAAGTCGGAATCAAAAACAAAGCtattttgacaggaaactgCAATATTAAAATCCATGGACGTATATACCAGGCAACATATGTAGAAGGTAATATGCCAGGTAAGTTGTCTCATCGCCAGCTGTATTCATAACAAGAGTAGATGGCGAATAGCTGTTGTGCTCCTGGATGCCAAAACAGTCCGGGACGAGCGTAGTATAGTACAATATTTTACTGAATCTCAAGATCCCAAGAGACCGAGGTGGAATGCCTTCAAATCCAGCATAGAATGCAGAGGGATGGAAATCCACAGGTAATGGATTTTGTTTGCGTAGCAATCACTTCATATCGAGTACAGAATTCAAGACCTACTAGCTTTAATATCTTATTTAACATGCTTTTGTTGACATTTCTAAGCATTCTCCAAAGTAACATAATGCAAATCTGGAAAAACATTTCCATTCCATGCTATTTCAATAGCTGTGAAAATCACCCCGGGGCATTATGAGGGTTTCATGCACCAGTCTGTTGTTACAAGATTTGCTCGATctgtgtggatttaaagtgaacaGTGAACTCTGTTGGCTTGAAACCAGCATTGGCACTGTTAATTTTTGCAGAAGCTATTTGTGCCAACATGGAGGTTTAAACAAAAGGAGTCACATGACGTCCAGAGCTTCATACAAGTTAGTTCATCACACTTAACTAATGCTCCGCTGTtctaacaaagaaacaaagaaaaagtcacTCACTTCTTTAAGCTCTCTTGCTCAGAGTTGTCCAGTGCTCTAAGCTTGGGGGCATACAGC
Encoded proteins:
- the rfwd3 gene encoding E3 ubiquitin-protein ligase RFWD3 gives rise to the protein MEAMEVDSIAVEIHRGASSQPQAALAAQADDTNTQHIIIDSGSSTEVDDDEDDDNNGGQGAARAPPRLPATWAFSQRAVGRTATTPSAAQGTPIRRRVRQGLRVHYPSQTAAPSRGFPDFLLRAPAASVAEPESGSTTEVSESDEEDRAGGEADQSTSAAVLSSHPVLPAGPHLNTLHHPQPQNPGSVSSSSAVDNEKTEAQHQGTKLVPGASSSMQSSLGDESEGDSCTICFEAWTTAGEHRLSALRCGHLFGFTCIQRWLKAQGSAAKCPQCNKKAKRTDIVLLYAPKLRALDNSEQESLKKSLEQEQSLRRKAELESAQYKLKLQVITNKYGQVEQELQELRSLMAQAGRTSIPSSSSLGSVTVLGLTHRGDGSRVAQYSFSKAILVSQAGGCRVLSYCEPLSCLLASQPSPQPTLVPGCGVKKVSVVNMKASQYVPIHSKQIRGLSFNRQNDSLLLSAALDNTIKLTSLVTNTVVQTYNAGKPVWSCCWCLDNSNYVYAGLINGSVLVYDTRDTSTHVQELEPLRSRCPVASLCYIPRAASSSFPCGGLIAGSLEGGCFWEQVSGTTYRPHVLPLEAAGCTDIQVETESRHCLVTYRPGRSNPSLRCVLMALNRTPQQDSSELPSCSCSPMQTFSAGSSCKLLTKNAVFKRPDGGGMLVCAGDEASNSTMVWDAGSGSLLQKLPADLPVLDISPFSVNGEHFLASLTEKMLKLYKWD